A window of Candidatus Goldiibacteriota bacterium genomic DNA:
TATGAGGGTGGCAAAAGACGCCATAATAGAAGAATTGATTTTTGCAAAAGGTAAAAAGGTTGTGGTAATAGGCGGCGGGGATACAGGCGCGGACTGTGTGGGTACGGCAAACAGGCAGGGCGCGTCATGCGTGAAACAGATAGAGATAATGCCAAAACCGCCGGAAACACGGCCTGATAATCAGCCCTGGCCAAGATATCCAATGATATTTAAAACTTCCACCAGCCATGAAGAAGGCTCTGACAGGCAGTGGTCGGTGCTGACAAAAAGTTTTTACGGCGAAAACGGTAAAGTAAAAGGAATAAAGTGCGTTGTGGTTGAATTCAGCGGCGGTAAGTTTAATGAAGTACCTGGTTCGGAATTTGAAATTGAAGCGGATTTAGTGCTGCTTGCAATGGGTTTTACAGGACCGGTGAAAGAAGGCCTGCTTGAAGGGCTTGGCGTGGAACTTGACGCAAGGGGAAATATTAAACGCGATGAGAAAAACATGACTTCTGTTAATAAAGTTTTTTCCGCGGGCGACGTATCCCGCGGCCCGTCATTAATTGTATGGGCAATAGCCGAAGGCAAAAAAACCGCAGAGGATATAGACAGGTATCTGAAAAAATAAATTAGTAGTCTTTAGGTTTTTAATGTAGAGGCGTATTATGATACGCCTCGCTGTTGTTCGTAAGTTTTAAAACAGGATTTAATGTGAATTTAGATAAAACAGAGACGCAATATGCTGCGTCTCTGTTTTTGTTTTAAAGGCGAGGCGTAATATATTACGCCTCTACGATAAAATTCCAAACCGTATTTAATGATGTTCTTATTTTGTAGTGGTAGACGCGGGTCTTTAGCCCGCGGTCTTTATTGTTGCGTTTAGGTTTAGTATTTATAATGTAGAGGCGTATCATGATACGCCTCGTTCTTGTTTTTAAATCAATCGGGAGTAATGTATTACGCCTCTACGATACAATTTCAAATCGTATTTAGTGGTGTTATTATTTGTCGTGGTAGCCGCGCCCTTTAGGGCAGGTGATCTTGATTTTGAGACTGTTCTGGTAGATGTGGGTCTTTCCCGGCTGCCGCAGCAATTAATCTGCTATGGCGGAAACGGCAGCCCACGTTGTTTAAAAGTTTTTTTATCTGTCCCTCCGAGCTGCCGAGCTGCGCTCTTGCCAAATCTGTTATTTTTGTTATAATCACCTTATTGTACAAATGGGGGCATTTAGTACAAGGAGAGTTATAAAATGAGAAAGGTTGTAATTACAGGGGGAACAGGTTTTATAGGAAACGCGCTTGCCCACCGTTTTATTAAAAAGGGTTATGAAGTAATTGGTGTCAGCAGGGACCCTTTTAATAAAAAAAGCGCGGACAAGCACATCCGTTATGTGCCATGGGACGAGATGCGTTTTGAAATAGAAGGGGCCGAAGCCGTAATAAACCTTGCGGGCGCACCTATAATAAAATTTCCGCTGAACAGCGCGAATAAAAAATCAATCATTGAAAGCAGGCTGAATGCCGGTGAAGCTGTTACGTTTGCCGTAAAGAAAGCTGAAAAAAAACCAAAAGTGGTTATCCAGGCTTCTGCAGTTGGCTTTTATGGTTCCACGGGTAATGAAGGCCTTGATGAAAACTCCTCGAAAGGCACAGGTTTTCTGTCCGACTTATGCCGGCGCTGGGAAGATTCAACGGCGCAGGTTGAAAGAATGGGTGTAAGGCGCTGTATTATAAGGACGGGTATAGTGCTTGGGCATGGGGGTTTTTTAAATGCCATGTCTCTGCCTTTTAAATTTTTTGCCGGGGGCGCAATCGGCAGCGGCAGGCAGTACCATTCATGGATTCATGTAAAAGACGAAATTCACGCCATAATACATTTAATAGAAAATCCGGACACATCCGGGATTTATAACCTTACAGCACCTGAACCTGTAACCAACCGTGAATTTTCAAAGATGCTTGGCAGGGTTTTAAGAAGGCCGTCTTTTTTCCGTAAACCTAAGTTTTTGGTGAAAATAATAGCAGGTGAACTTGCGGATGAAGTGCTGCTGGCAGGCCAGAAAGTTTACCCTAAAAGGCTGCTTGAAGCAGGGTTTAAGTTTGGTTTCCCGTCTCTTGAAACGGCGCTTAAAGAAATTTATGGCAAAAAGCAGGTGTTATAAAAAACCGTATAAAGGGGGAAACGGCTGAATTATGAAACAATCGGCTTTAAAAATAGCTGCAGTATATTTTATATTCGGGATTTTGTGGATATTCTTTTCCGATAAAATATTATCACTGTTTATGCATACAACACAAGCTTATGCTTTTGCGCAGACCGTTAAAGGATGGGTTTATGTTTTTATAACGGCGGGGCTTGTATATACAATGGTAAGCGCGCATCTGGCAAGGCTTGAAAAAGCGCAGAAAGAATTAAAGGAAAATTACGCGAAACTTCAGGAATATGACAAAATGAAAACCAATTTTATCGCCATAATATCTCACGAGATGCGGACTCCCATAGCTGTTATTAAAGGTTATTCTACATTTCTGAAAAAGAAGAATTCTGAAAATCTGACGCCGGAGCAAAAAGCTTTTGTGGAAGCTATTAACGAAAACACGGAAAGGCTGAGGCTT
This region includes:
- a CDS encoding TIGR01777 family oxidoreductase, which translates into the protein MRKVVITGGTGFIGNALAHRFIKKGYEVIGVSRDPFNKKSADKHIRYVPWDEMRFEIEGAEAVINLAGAPIIKFPLNSANKKSIIESRLNAGEAVTFAVKKAEKKPKVVIQASAVGFYGSTGNEGLDENSSKGTGFLSDLCRRWEDSTAQVERMGVRRCIIRTGIVLGHGGFLNAMSLPFKFFAGGAIGSGRQYHSWIHVKDEIHAIIHLIENPDTSGIYNLTAPEPVTNREFSKMLGRVLRRPSFFRKPKFLVKIIAGELADEVLLAGQKVYPKRLLEAGFKFGFPSLETALKEIYGKKQVL